One region of Metallosphaera sedula DSM 5348 genomic DNA includes:
- a CDS encoding MarR family transcriptional regulator encodes MTNKIRFPDGREVDIQDVIGFLYGLSRSDVEVLHVLTCKGEKMSTEDLAEALKVTKASISKSINNLLYKGLINREKVTEDEKRKGRPAYVYWVNKEELYERVIADMISLANTMKNDFKAHVQLAVVPA; translated from the coding sequence ATGACAAATAAGATAAGATTCCCTGATGGAAGGGAAGTTGATATACAGGACGTCATAGGATTCCTCTACGGTCTTTCAAGGAGTGACGTTGAAGTATTGCATGTCCTGACTTGCAAAGGAGAGAAAATGTCCACTGAGGATTTGGCTGAGGCTTTAAAGGTAACTAAGGCCTCCATAAGCAAGTCAATCAATAATTTGCTTTACAAGGGATTGATAAACAGGGAGAAAGTTACAGAAGACGAGAAGAGAAAGGGAAGGCCAGCATACGTGTACTGGGTCAACAAGGAAGAATTATATGAAAGGGTAATTGCTGACATGATAAGCCTAGCAAACACGATGAAAAACGACTTTAAGGCACACGTTCAGCTAGCAGTGGTACCAGCCTGA
- a CDS encoding transcriptional regulator — protein sequence MKWETPCEQAFNTVVPYLRVAIMRRLVERKVPVKRAAKLIGLSATSYEKRVKDESKLKSLLGNPDISDMIDGVVSRIISGERVEETTFCLLCSKSREVFGLPPCMI from the coding sequence ATGAAATGGGAAACCCCGTGCGAGCAAGCGTTTAACACTGTGGTCCCGTACCTCAGAGTTGCTATTATGAGGAGATTGGTTGAAAGGAAGGTTCCTGTGAAAAGGGCTGCTAAGCTCATAGGCTTATCTGCAACCTCATATGAGAAAAGGGTGAAGGATGAATCCAAGCTCAAATCCCTCCTAGGCAACCCTGACATCTCGGACATGATAGATGGGGTTGTGAGCAGAATCATTTCAGGCGAGAGGGTAGAAGAGACCACCTTCTGTCTCCTCTGTTCCAAGTCTAGGGAGGTTTTCGGGTTACCTCCCTGTATGATCTAA
- a CDS encoding acetate--CoA ligase family protein produces the protein MSLDYLFRPRTIAVVGASRNREKVGNVIFRNVASTFRGKVYPVNNKSETIEGVQSYKSLKDIQDDVDLAIISVPRESVPGVMEEAGEKGVRSAIVITSGFREVGEEGEKLEREVASIANKYGIRFLGPNTMGLLTPDYNGTFAFADVKRGEIALVVQSGGIGAYMLNWAQKSRTGVSFLVSLGNQTDVKEYEVIDYLAKDPETKAIFVYIEGVSDGEKFLNVVPEATSRKPVIFIKGGASAQSAEAVKTHTGSLAGSYEVFKAAIKTVGGIFVENLKDFLNLSKLVNSSEPIREEILVVTNSGGHGVLTSDAISRAGLSLVKIPERLNMELRKVLPPQSIPKNPLDLSGDAGRDRYLNSLKIVSDLDCTKLVIVESLPFISCTEVAKVLLNFKGKGIIGVTMGYDEDSASRILESASIPVFTFPEEAVNAISKLVKRPSPRRKVRVTQPIDSARELSKGKSFLADYEGLKLMELYGIRTPRWGIANTLEEAQRLADSIGYPVVMKISTDQPVHKTELKGVYMNVERDMVKEKFDLLSKISKRVMIQEQLTGLEAYVGGIRDPVFGHTVLIGVGGIYVEVLKSVSYGIAPVYEDEALEMLRESKLLDMIRARKRGYDEGSVIRTVSNISRLILDLNVKEMDINPLMVNEKGAFAVDVRVTF, from the coding sequence ATGTCGCTAGATTACCTCTTTAGGCCTAGAACCATAGCGGTCGTAGGAGCTTCACGCAACAGGGAGAAAGTTGGAAACGTGATTTTTAGAAACGTCGCATCTACTTTTCGCGGTAAGGTTTATCCTGTCAACAATAAATCAGAAACCATCGAGGGTGTCCAATCTTATAAGTCCTTGAAGGATATACAAGACGACGTTGATCTTGCCATCATTTCTGTGCCAAGGGAGTCAGTTCCAGGGGTTATGGAAGAGGCTGGTGAGAAAGGCGTAAGGTCGGCCATAGTTATCACCTCCGGCTTTAGGGAAGTAGGAGAGGAAGGAGAAAAGCTAGAGAGGGAAGTCGCATCAATTGCTAACAAGTATGGGATAAGGTTTCTTGGGCCAAATACCATGGGTCTTCTAACTCCTGATTATAACGGTACCTTCGCCTTCGCAGACGTTAAACGTGGAGAAATTGCCCTCGTGGTACAGAGCGGTGGAATAGGTGCTTACATGCTTAACTGGGCTCAGAAATCTAGGACAGGTGTAAGTTTTCTCGTTAGTCTAGGAAACCAGACTGACGTGAAGGAGTACGAGGTTATAGATTATTTAGCGAAGGACCCTGAAACTAAGGCAATCTTTGTGTACATTGAGGGAGTATCTGACGGAGAGAAGTTTCTCAACGTGGTTCCAGAGGCCACATCCAGGAAACCGGTCATCTTCATCAAAGGGGGTGCCTCGGCCCAGAGCGCAGAGGCCGTAAAGACCCACACTGGGAGTCTAGCAGGATCTTATGAGGTTTTTAAGGCAGCCATAAAGACAGTGGGAGGGATATTTGTTGAGAACCTTAAGGATTTCTTAAACCTATCAAAACTTGTTAACTCCTCGGAACCTATCAGGGAAGAGATCCTGGTGGTGACCAACTCAGGAGGTCACGGTGTACTGACTTCAGATGCCATAAGTAGGGCTGGACTATCCCTCGTAAAAATTCCTGAAAGGCTAAACATGGAACTCAGAAAGGTCCTTCCACCCCAAAGCATACCGAAGAATCCCCTTGACCTATCCGGAGATGCAGGAAGAGACAGGTATCTAAATTCGCTCAAGATAGTATCAGACCTAGATTGCACCAAACTAGTAATTGTGGAGTCCTTGCCATTTATAAGCTGTACGGAGGTGGCAAAGGTCCTGCTCAACTTCAAAGGAAAGGGAATCATAGGCGTAACAATGGGATATGACGAAGATTCAGCCTCGAGAATTCTTGAGTCAGCCTCAATCCCCGTTTTCACGTTCCCGGAGGAGGCCGTGAACGCGATAAGTAAGCTAGTGAAGAGACCTTCACCAAGAAGAAAGGTTAGGGTTACCCAACCCATTGACAGCGCACGGGAACTAAGCAAGGGTAAAAGTTTCTTGGCAGATTATGAGGGGCTTAAGCTCATGGAACTCTATGGAATAAGGACGCCAAGATGGGGGATTGCTAACACGCTGGAGGAGGCGCAGAGGCTAGCGGATTCTATTGGTTACCCTGTGGTCATGAAAATCTCCACAGATCAGCCGGTACACAAGACCGAGCTCAAGGGGGTTTACATGAACGTGGAAAGAGACATGGTTAAGGAGAAGTTTGATCTTCTCTCCAAGATTTCCAAGAGGGTAATGATTCAGGAACAGCTAACAGGTCTAGAGGCCTATGTGGGTGGAATCAGGGATCCGGTGTTTGGTCACACAGTCCTGATCGGCGTGGGAGGAATATATGTAGAGGTCCTGAAAAGTGTTAGCTATGGTATCGCCCCAGTGTACGAGGATGAAGCTCTGGAAATGTTAAGGGAAAGCAAGCTCCTGGACATGATTAGGGCAAGAAAGAGGGGCTATGACGAGGGTTCTGTGATAAGAACGGTCTCCAATATATCGAGGCTCATCTTGGATCTAAATGTGAAGGAGATGGACATAAATCCTCTAATGGTCAATGAGAAGGGAGCCTTTGCGGTTGACGTTAGGGTAACGTTTTAG